Proteins from a single region of Lysinibacillus sp. JNUCC-52:
- a CDS encoding helix-turn-helix domain-containing protein codes for MGTKQGQAIALGNRLKRLRHKHHLTIAGLADLLGISHSYVGFIENGSRNASEKVLKKYADFFQVSYAELAELQLQLEYPTQIENPLTLTDEMMELNSLLMKLNEDFRSSIIEDFKEQIQQTLYNLLTPYTIADIKKYITKIKNDWFSECEEPLTEIKNYKGYIALSSEQLYFELYVEHSVLHVLLLYCDRKQRTLFENWLGDCSISYQTEENLQHISEPQKILNILWLSPNMSYRQQYQYLVTKELLSLELNYFDAKLNWFVHNYDKHNAMQDIQENIS; via the coding sequence ATGGGGACAAAACAAGGACAAGCCATTGCGCTAGGTAATCGCTTAAAAAGGCTACGCCATAAGCATCACTTAACGATTGCTGGGTTAGCTGATTTATTAGGCATTTCGCATAGTTATGTAGGTTTTATTGAAAATGGTTCAAGAAATGCATCTGAAAAAGTATTGAAAAAGTATGCGGATTTTTTTCAAGTGTCATATGCAGAATTAGCTGAATTACAATTACAACTAGAATACCCTACGCAAATAGAAAATCCTCTTACATTAACAGATGAGATGATGGAATTAAATAGTTTATTAATGAAATTAAATGAGGATTTTCGATCTTCAATTATAGAGGACTTTAAGGAGCAAATACAACAGACACTATATAATCTTCTAACGCCATACACTATTGCGGATATAAAAAAATACATTACGAAAATAAAAAATGATTGGTTTTCTGAATGTGAGGAACCGCTGACAGAAATAAAAAACTACAAGGGCTATATTGCCTTATCGAGTGAGCAATTATATTTTGAATTATATGTAGAGCACAGTGTATTACATGTTCTGCTACTATATTGCGATAGAAAACAACGAACACTTTTTGAAAATTGGTTAGGTGATTGTTCCATCTCTTATCAGACTGAGGAAAATTTACAGCACATTAGCGAACCTCAGAAAATATTAAATATACTATGGTTAAGTCCCAATATGTCCTATCGACAACAATATCAATATTTAGTAACAAAAGAGCTACTTTCTTTGGAGTTAAACTATTTTGATGCAAAACTAAATTGGTTTGTTCATAATTACGATAAGCATAATGCAATGCAAGACATACAAGAAAACATTAGCTAA
- a CDS encoding tyrosine-type recombinase/integrase: MIFHSDFDLPKYLKKFLQHLKRKYYSEETIIGYENDIKKFSSFIYQLYDGQILTDEISKDDILEYLDFLGNQDYKPNSINRYFYGLKAFFKYLVIELDFKVDPTIGISTRNVYVPLPEILDIDEMALVLSTAKEYSEFYHVLISLLYYTGSRITAARTLLKENVDIKNNKIYFPRIKGGRDLHLPLHPKLHQILIDYLHNTKDNGSDYLFPSPVSRNMPISGVEIRIKLKRIGSQCNITKRLTPHVIRHCTATHLTLLGVDQHYIATLLGHTDSRSTARYQHLKVDDLRSAMKKLK; encoded by the coding sequence TTGATTTTCCATTCAGACTTTGATTTACCTAAATACTTAAAAAAGTTTCTTCAACATCTAAAAAGAAAGTACTATTCAGAAGAAACCATTATTGGCTATGAAAATGATATAAAAAAATTCTCATCATTTATTTACCAATTATATGATGGTCAAATCTTAACAGATGAAATATCGAAAGATGACATCTTAGAATATCTAGATTTTTTAGGTAACCAAGATTATAAACCTAACTCTATTAATCGGTATTTTTACGGTTTAAAGGCATTTTTCAAGTATCTTGTTATCGAGTTGGACTTTAAAGTCGACCCAACAATCGGTATCTCTACTCGAAATGTTTACGTCCCTTTACCCGAAATATTAGATATAGATGAAATGGCATTAGTATTGTCTACAGCCAAAGAATACTCTGAGTTTTACCATGTATTAATCAGCTTGCTATATTATACCGGTTCAAGAATAACAGCTGCTCGAACGTTGTTAAAGGAAAATGTAGATATAAAAAATAATAAAATATACTTCCCACGGATTAAAGGCGGAAGAGATTTGCATTTACCATTACATCCTAAATTGCATCAAATATTGATAGATTATTTACACAATACCAAAGACAATGGATCAGACTATTTATTTCCATCTCCCGTAAGCCGGAACATGCCAATAAGCGGCGTAGAAATTCGTATCAAATTGAAAAGGATCGGGTCACAATGCAATATTACAAAACGTTTAACTCCACATGTTATCCGTCACTGTACCGCAACTCATTTAACACTACTCGGTGTAGACCAACATTATATTGCTACTTTGCTTGGACATACTGACTCTCGCTCCACTGCACGTTATCAACATTTGAAAGTAGATGATTTGAGATCAGCTATGAAAAAGTTGAAATGA
- the tnpA gene encoding IS200/IS605 family transposase: MDSKNLAHTTWNCKYHIVFVPKYRRQEFYRQIKAEIGRILRQLCERKGVEIVEAAACPDHIYMFVKIPPKLSVSAFMGYLKGKSSVMIFDRYVSVKNQLGNRQFWCRGYLVDTVARNRNMIHRYIKRQLQEDIHYDQMSMNDIVDPFNCE, translated from the coding sequence ATGGATAGTAAAAATTTAGCACATACAACATGGAATTGTAAGTATCATATCGTCTTCGTACCGAAATATAGAAGACAAGAATTTTATCGTCAAATCAAAGCGGAAATAGGAAGAATACTACGGCAGTTATGTGAAAGAAAAGGTGTAGAAATTGTTGAAGCAGCAGCGTGCCCGGATCATATTTATATGTTTGTGAAAATTCCTCCGAAACTAAGTGTTTCAGCATTCATGGGCTATTTAAAAGGAAAAAGTAGCGTCATGATTTTCGACCGATATGTTAGTGTAAAGAACCAATTGGGCAATCGTCAATTTTGGTGTCGAGGATACTTAGTGGATACAGTCGCTCGAAATCGAAATATGATTCATCGGTATATCAAAAGACAATTACAAGAAGATATACACTATGATCAAATGTCAATGAATGATATCGTTGACCCTTTTAATTGTGAATAA